The Pan paniscus chromosome 1, NHGRI_mPanPan1-v2.0_pri, whole genome shotgun sequence genome has a segment encoding these proteins:
- the SF3A3 gene encoding splicing factor 3A subunit 3, which produces METILEQQRRYHEEKERLMDVMAKEMLTKKSTLRDQINSDHRTRAMQDRYMEVSGNLRDLYDDKDGLRKEELNAISGPNEFAEFYNRLKQIKEFHRKHPNEICVPMSVEFEELLKARENPSEEAQNLVEFTDEEGYGRYLDLHDCYLKYINLKASEKLDYITYLSIFDQLFDIPKERKNAEYKRYLEMLLEYLQDYTDRVKPLQDQNELFGKIQAEFEKKWENGTFPGWPKETSSALTHAGAHLDLSAFSSWEELASLGLDRLKSALLALGLKCGGTLEERAQRLFSTKGKSLESLDTSLFAKNPKSKGTKRDTERNKDIAFLEAQIYEYVEILGEQRHLTHENVQRKQARTGEEREEEEEEQISESESEDEENEIIYNPKNLPLGWDGKPIPYWLYKLHGLNINYNCEICGNYTYRGPKAFQRHFAEWRHAHGMRCLGIPNTAHFANVTQIEDAVSLWAKLKLQKASERWQPDTEEEYEDSSGNVVNKKTYEDLKRQGLL; this is translated from the exons AGGTATATGGAGGTCAGTGGGAACCTGAGGGATTTGTATGATGATAAGGATGG ATTACGAAAGGAGGAGCTCAATGCCATTTCAGGACCCAATGAGTTTGCTGAATTCTATAATAGACTCAAGCAAATAAAGGAATTCCACCGGAAGCACCCAAATGAG ATCTGTGTGCCAATGTCAGTGGAATTTGAGGAACTCCTGAAGGCTCGAGAGAATCCAAGTGAAGAGGCACAAA ACTTGGTGGAGTTCACAGATGAAGAGGGATATGGTCGTTATCTCGATCTCCATGACTGTTACCTCAAGTACATTAACCTGAAGGCATCTGAG aAGCTGGATTATATCACATACCTGTCCATCTTTGACCAATTATTTGACATtcctaaagaaaggaagaatgcaGAGTATAAGAG ATACCTAGAGATGCTTCTTGAGTACCTTCAGGATTACACAGATAGAGTGAAGCCTCTCCAAGATCAGAATGAACTTTTTGGGAAGATTCAGGCTGAGTTTGAGAAGAAATGGGAGAATGGGACCTTTCCTGGATGGCCG AAAGAGACAAGCAGTGCCCTGACCCATGCTGGAGCCCATCTTGACCTCTCTGCATTCTCCTCCTGGGAG GAGTTGGCCTCTCTGGGTTTGGACAGATTGAAATCTGCTCTCTTAGCTTTAGGCTTGAAATGTGGCGG GACCCTAGAAGAGCGAGCCCAGAGACTATTCAGTACCAAAGGAAAGTCCCTGGAGTCACTTGATACCTCTTTGTTTGCCAAAAATCCCAAGTCAAAGGGCACCAAGCG agACACTGAAAGGAACAAAGACATTGCTTTTCTAGAAGCCCAGATCTATGAATATGTAGAGATTCTCGGG GAACAGCGACATCTCACTCATGAAAATGTACAGCGCAAGCAAGCCAGGACAGGAGAAGAgcgagaagaagaggaagaagagcagaTCAGTGAGAGTGAGAGTGAAGATGAAGAGAACGAGATCATTTACAACCCCAAAAACCTGCCACTTGGCTGGGATGGCAAA cctatTCCCTACTGGCTGTATAAGCTTCATGGCCTAAATATCAACTACAACTGTGAGATTTGTGGAAACTACACCTACCGAGGGCCCAAAGCCTTCCAGCGACACTTTGCT GAATGGCGTCATGCTCATGGCATGAGGTGTTTGGGCATCCCAAACACTGCTCACTTTGCTAATGTGACACAGATTGAAGATGCTGTCTCCT TGTGGGCCAAACTGAAATTGCAGAAGGCTTCAGAACGATGGCAGCCTGACACTGAG GAAGAATATGAAGACTCAAGTGGGAATGTTGTGAATAAGAAGACATACGAGGATCTGAAAAGACAAGGACTGCTCTAG